From Aspergillus luchuensis IFO 4308 DNA, chromosome 2, nearly complete sequence:
GCTCCTCTACTTGGGATTCGGTTATGGTGAGTAACTATACATTATACTTGATTGGGACAACAAAGGTGACACATCCCGACAGGTGCTGTTGAAACCTTCATCGTGGGAGCATCTTTGTCTGCTACCTCTCTTGGCACGACCTTTGCTGTTATTTCAACTGCCTCCAGCACGGTCGATCTCGCCCAAACTCGCGTCGGATCGATCCTCGTAAGCGCAGCTGTCATTGACGATGTTGTCGGCCTGGTAATGCTAAGGTAGGTAAGCTACTTGCCCTATTGCCCCAGATCATCCAGTGTTTAAACTCACGTAAAACAGCGTCATCAGTGATCTAGGCGAATTAAGTCAAGGTCACTCTGTCAATCTAGGCTGGCTAATTGGCCGCCCAATCGTAGCCTCCATCGGAATGGCTATTGTAACCCCCCTGGTAACAAAGTATCTCTTCGCGCCACTGTTCCGCCGCTATATCGAGTATCACTTCGCTCGGTTCGACCACATCTCCAACATCATACTGATGATCTTGGTCCTCTGCGCATTTATCAGTATTGCCGCGTATACGGGGActtccatcctcttcggtgCATTTCTGGCTGGTACATTCTTGACTTATATCCCTAGTAAACATCCAGATGGGCCGTTTGTGGTTATGAGTCGCGAGGAAGGCGAAAGGGAGGAGAACAAGAGTCCGACGTTTGTACACACCTTCGAGCGCTATCTATTAGATGTGCAAAAGTATCTTATGGAGCCGCTTTTCTTCTCGAGTGTTGGATTCGCCATCCCCTTTGTGCAGCTCTGGACGGGGAAGAGGATCTGGAGGGGTATCGTCTTTACCCTTCTTATGCTGTTTGCAAAGGTATCAGTTCCCGTTCTCTCGCTAAGCTTGGTTCTGAGGTGACAACTAAAACAATGACCAGCTCATCGTCGGAATCTGGGTCCCTCTCTGGCAATTACTTTCCAGTTCCAATCTCCTGAACAGAAAGACGGCGAAAGAGTGTCCTAGCGAAGAGTACCCCAGCGAAGACAGCAAAAACCCAGTCTGGTCCACAATCTGCCTCTCTGGCCTACTTCTCGGCTCGGCAATGGTTGCCCGCGGCGAGATCGGCCTCCTCATTGTCGAGGTCGGGTACAATGAGACTTCGTACGTGAGCGAGGATGCCTTTATAACCGCCGTCTGGGCGATTCTGCTTAACACGGTCCTTGGCCCTGTAACTGTGGGGCTGCTGGTGAAATCTCatggaaagaagatagaGAAGGGAGCATGGGGCCTTCAGAGGGCTGTTcctgctggtggtggcggtaGTGGTGATTCAAGCATCGATTCCTCAGATGGGTGATATGCTAGGCACCATACCATTTCAACACTCCAGAGGGCCACTCTGGTCCGGCTCAGAGCCTTTTTTCCCACGAATATCCAGCCTTCAGTTAACTGCTTACTTGCAAAATAGTCGACTACAGGTATCATCCAGCTCTAGGCTCTAAGCGCAGGAGATGAATATTCACTGCAGGACAAATCGGATGAGTGTGGTCCGAGTTGAATCAACATCGACTCTAGAACTGATAATCATGTCAAGACATGCTTATTATGCTGTAAATATTCGCAATCTTTGAGGCAGCATCGAAAGGCTATTGTCTGGCACAAAGCACGCGTCAAGCCTAAAATGCCACCAAACTATACTATCTTCCTGCAGGGATATTATTCCCGAACGCCTACATTATTTATATCCCACTTTTCTTCATTTGGCAATTCCTGCTTCAGTGTAGAGCTGAGTCATGTGAGCTCGTAGCAGTCGGGGCACTATAGTCACATAGATCTAAGGAAAATTCTGACCATCGGGCGTGCATGACTATATtatctgatgatgattagGTGCCTAGTGTTCGACATACATGGACATGATGATAGAGCAGAGGTGACGGAGTTGAGTTTGGAATAGACGGGGTTAGAGGAAAATTCGATGTTTGGGTGGCCCTTACCATGCTGTGTAAAGTAGAGTGCAGTTGGTATAAAGAATGCCGAGACATCTCATCGTAAGAAATAACAATGAAACAAAATAATGATATCAGTAGTATCAGTAGCTGTTATAGCAAGATTATTTTGATGTCCCCTCTGTgcgcccctccccctctctggACCTCCTTTCAGCCTTTTGCTTGCTGCAGGAGGATTTCGTCGCTGGACACCAATAGCAATATGTCTACGGGGACCTTTATATACTTGTGTCTGGTTGATGGATAACGTTAAGGGCAAGCTTCATTGGTGATATAGACTATCGATTTGATATAAAGGTTCATTAAAAAACTGGGGCGTGGCAACTTCAAAAGATGAATAACAGCAGATAAATCAGATAGCTCCGACAATGAATCTTGAGGCAAATCTTCCTATTCTCGTAAACAAAAAGCATTTCAAGGGTGCACGATATCGCAAAGTATAACCTGACAACACAGCTAAACAGGTAGATCAACTAGAAGCGGACATCTTTGTCCTCGGGGTCAGACTCAAATTTGTCAGATGAGCGGTCAGTTCTCACTGTTTCCATCAAAACCTCAGCTTTACAAATTAACCAGGAGGTaggctcctcctccagttcctcgAGTCGTAGAGGCCGATGGCTGAATGGTACGTATTGGATTGGAGTATCGTACCGGCACACTCCCGGCCGAACCACGAGGATCACCCGGCCGCGTGGCTTGGGGACGTACAGTGGAGGATCCTCTTGCTCCTCGGATTGAAACTTTGCCGAGAACATGAGCCCCGTAGAAGTATCAAATTGCTCCAACTCAGGAAGCTGATGGACCTTCACCTGTCCACCCAGCATAACCTCGTGGTTGGTAAGGGCTCGTGCAATGTCCTGAAATAATTTCACCAGGCGCTCACGGCGCGccgtctcttcttctgcaccaGTCAACTTACGCAGGAGCAGCTGGAACAAACTGTCTGCCAGAAGTTGATCCGCCAGGTCTTTTGCCATGCTTGCCTGCCGCTTGCGGCTCCTGTCTCCAAATTCATAAGGTGTTTTGTCCCGAGAGGACTTGGCCATATCGTCTTCTTTCAGGTTGGCAAGACTGAGTGTGACCGACTTCCACCATACAGCATTGACCGGGCTTGCTAAGAAGACCAGGGATGACAGTCCCGCCTGTTAGACAGAAAGGAACCCTTTCATGTAATTGGAAACGAGCTGGATTACTCACATTCGTAGTATCTTTCATACAGATACTGGATTCGTTCGGAGAACGACAAGTCTCCAGTCTTGTCAGATCCATCACGTTTCCCATCTAGGAACCTGAACGGCTTCTCGAGCAAATGAGTGAATATCGTTTGGTAAATCATTGCTTCGGCCAGACATGAGTGAAATACAGCACGAtatgagggagagaggagggacTGAATCTTAGTCCAAGATTCTTGGATACAGTATTTATCAAGTCTTCGAATGATCATCTGTTTCTGTACTCTGGAAAGGGATGGTGTATCCACACAAACAAATGCATCAGTCCAGAAGTGGACTTCATCTTGGATGTTGCGATAATCTATTATGACTGCATTCGTATCGGGGTAGTATCCCACTTGACTGAGTTTCATGCGATGACAATGGCTTTGATATTTATCAAAGTCCTCAGCTGTCAGGTGCACCGAGGGCCTTCTGGACGGTCGGGTATCGGACGGTGACTTGCCCTTCGGGGATTCAGTAGGAGAAGGCTCAAGCGGCTCATTGGGACTTCCTGGCAGAGGATCCTGTGGCTTCTATGTGAATATCAGCCATGCCAGTGGAAGTCCGGGGATTGCCAGGGTTGGGGGGTAGATGCAGGATGATAGGCAGGAGGTAAGAAGGGAGCTAGCAACCTTTAGCTTCTTTGCGTTACGGCGTCGTTTACCCGCCATGATTCTCAGAGTGTCGAAGACGCAGGATGGGTGTGAACGtgatgatgggaagagaGGCGATGGAGGAACGACAAAGGAGGAGTTAAGAGGGTGTATCACTCTGGGCACCAAAGGCCAATCCCGTGACTCTGTCTTGTCTCTCAAGCCAGCAAACGCCAAAAtgatagcagcagcagcagcaaaaaccttctccttccccgcCTGATCATGGTTTCTTTATCTCACGAAGGTACCAAGGCTAGGGTCTCTTTATCGTGGAACTGTACCAAAGGCTACGATCTCATTGTCTCGTAGCCGTACCGTTCCTGCCTTTGACATCCAATCGTTCTTGCTACTCGTATCTCTCAAAACTTCTCACATTTCAGAAAGCATGGAAAGGTCCAGATTGGTTATTAATATCGAATTCGGGGCGTATAAATCAGGTAAAACTCATGCCCTCCAGATGCTTCCTTCTCCCGCATGtgttcatcatcactcacTTTTCATTCTGAATAGTCGTCGGCTATTATGTCACCACAAATGGGTGGAATGGGCTTCCTGAGGTCCTACTACTagatccatcatcctctttgcAGTCGGCGGGTTTTTGATGCCCCGTCAGCGGTGTGTTTTTGTGTTTCTGATCATGAAAGGGTCTTCTCGATCTGCTAAAGCTTCTGGACCATGGTATGCATCAGGCAATATACGAGGATAATGCTGCATGAGTTTAGTAACATTCTTGTAGTAAACATCTAAGCGGTGTACTAATTGTGGGTACTCTGTGCTTCCCAGTTTCTATCACACCACGGCTATGAATACGACTGTATTTATCAAGTAACTATGAAGAAAATAATCTGAATTTCCATTAGTGGGATGACTCTACTCCAGTCCGATCACTGGCAAAAACTTGGAAAGTAGTGTGGCATGCGATGATAATTGGAGGTATTTCTACGACCCTGTGGTCAAGAGCCTGCACGTCATGATATTTCCCCTCCAGTGACCAGTCTCacgaagaaagacaaaacaaGATAGCATAAAATCAATAGAAGAGAGTTAGAATAAGAAAATGGGAGACATATTAATAGTGTAAGTCAAACTTGAtgaattttctttctttttctcggCGCCTATCCAGCTCACGAGCCGATCTAGTTAGTCAGTTCGCCAACCTGTTCATCCTGCATCAGCCTTTGAGCCTCGATCAGAGCGGCGACCCGACCGTCGATGGTCAAGCTGTCATCGAAGTAAATATCTGGTCTTCGTGGACAGCAAGTTATATCGAACCCAGGGACAACGCAGAAGCTTTTCCACAGCCTACTTAGATTAGCGCCCGAGATGCTGGGATAATTGGGCTTCCAGTTAGATCTTCGTCCAGATTTTTGACATTTATGTACAGCCATCACAAACCTGGGGGGTACATGGCCTGTCCACCGTGCTTTAACGATTTTCACCTCCTGACAATCTTTGGTCTGGCACTTGACCTTTACGTCAATGGGGAGGTCTCCAAATTCTtctgggcggagaagaaaccaTCTTTCAAACCGGTCAAGAGGCTTCTCCATCAGTTCCTTCTGAGTAGAGCGCAAGTATTTGATCTGGCTACTAAGGGGTAGAAGCGAGCACGCTTTCATTCCGCAATCTGGTCTTCCGCAATTAGACCGAAACCGATACCAAAGAACGTAGTATTCGGGATTACGCATAGACCAGTAAGCAAAAGCGTCATCTAGATATTGTTTCCCGCACGCCGAACATTTCCGAGGGACAACATCGTGCGGAGGGTCGCGGAGTATAAGCAAGCCATCAACCTGAGGTAGTCTTGGGCGACTTATCAGCCAGCCGTAAGCATCCAGTACTAGAAATGCGAGAGTGAGAATGTCTAGTGTTTCAGGGCTGCCTTTGCATttctggagaagattgaaTGCAAGCTCAAGATCATTCCGACACGATATTTCTCGTCTGTTGAACTTGAGGCCATCTTGTGCTTGTATAAATTCAACTAGAGGATCAGGAAGGTCTTCCCAATCCCAGCAATCTGACCCCTGAAGGTTTGTGAAAATATCTTCCAGATGGCAACTAACAAATTGCCCAGGCGTGGCATTGTCGTGTTGAACAGCAGTACTAGCACTTGGTAGGAATATAGATGATAATTCCTCGAGCTCGTGCCAATAGTCT
This genomic window contains:
- the SSC1 gene encoding cation:proton antiporter (COG:P;~EggNog:ENOG410PMVB;~InterPro:IPR006153;~PFAM:PF00999;~TransMembrane:11 (o12-32i39-59o65-84i96-117o129-150i162-184o204-223i244-272o320-341i348-368o440-463i);~go_component: GO:0016021 - integral component of membrane [Evidence IEA];~go_function: GO:0015299 - solute:proton antiporter activity [Evidence IEA];~go_process: GO:0006812 - cation transport [Evidence IEA];~go_process: GO:0055085 - transmembrane transport [Evidence IEA]), coding for MAGGFLPYHEPGIVNVLILISFFFFLSLAEWISSKIIRAGIIGQIAVGIIYGTPLANILHEDWQSTFLALGYIGLILIIFEGGLGARLDLLKKNLFLSMIGAATGVLFPIGLSYLLLYLGFGYGAVETFIVGASLSATSLGTTFAVISTASSTVDLAQTRVGSILVSAAVIDDVVGLVMLSVISDLGELSQGHSVNLGWLIGRPIVASIGMAIVTPLVTKYLFAPLFRRYIEYHFARFDHISNIILMILVLCAFISIAAYTGTSILFGAFLAGTFLTYIPSKHPDGPFVVMSREEGEREENKSPTFVHTFERYLLDVQKYLMEPLFFSSVGFAIPFVQLWTGKRIWRGIVFTLLMLFAKLIVGIWVPLWQLLSSSNLLNRKTAKECPSEEYPSEDSKNPVWSTICLSGLLLGSAMVARGEIGLLIVEVGYNETSYVSEDAFITAVWAILLNTVLGPVTVGLLVKSHGKKIEKGAWGLQRAVPAGGGGSGDSSIDSSDG